One Nicotiana tomentosiformis chromosome 1, ASM39032v3, whole genome shotgun sequence genomic window, ggggggggggggggtacccCATAGGAATTGATTTGTTTGCACTATTGGTactacgtgaaagacgtgtacatgaggtgacgagtgtgtacacgacttatatgtgaaaatttgaccgacttagactcttaggttctcATGTAAATTAAAAATGAGGTTGTCTCatcatgttatatcctccattgCTAGAGTTACCTTAcatgtcttatttgaagttgattggttcatgttctacctttattgccaaatatactattatatgccttaattgaagttgttaaatCATTTATTGCCATGTATCTCTTCCGTAGTTGATTATCCATAATTGAAGTTAtggttatctcttccattgttgacttatctttattttaaatcgttattacatgttatctctcttatcgttgagttgtacttatttggaatcgTTCTTACATGTTGCCTCTCTCATCTTTGAGTTGTACTTATTtagaatcattgttacatgttatctctcctattgttgagttactcctAGTTGATATCGTTATTACAcactatctctctcattgttgagttattcatgtTGAAATCATTATcacttgttatgtctttcattgtgagctcgttctttcctttctttgtgttttgtaattcttgtattgatttacttgtcgtactctcgtgttattgttgtactcagtgttgttgagtcgaggtctatgtgtggttgtggcatgtgggcacatatGGTGCAAGTCATTATAttgtgttatgtttttggcacacgtGATACTGTTGAGGGGTATGTCAgagtgttcgcacgtgagttgtctgtgttattgttattgataatttcacatgcggcgtgataaagcgggctatattatgttatatatatatatatatatatatatatatatatatgcgcacgtggagagataaggtgggctatgtTGGGGAAGATTTGTGATGAATTGTGATGGCCTGAGGGCATTGTTATTGacgatatttgtgtagtggtgtgtctaccttgtgtgagttatgcattttacgTTTTGTTATTTTGTTGCCTATGTGTCATTCGTTGTCTCTGCTCTTGTTAACTCaagttgtgatagaacacttgcacaaccatacacataattaatcactcatatcggtttaagaagatgaatcctgatgtttattgatcattcACATATATTCTCGTTTACCttccttctgtgtgagagttgtactagtggcacatgagttatccgtgcgattgtgagttattgtaattattggcacgtgagttgtccgtacagatatGTGGTAATTTCACTCCCtgagaacgtgagttgtccgtgtagatatgAGGTATTTAtggtattgacacgtgagttatccgtgcaatacATGAGTTGTAGTGCGGATGTGATTTGTAGTGTGGGAACAAGATTGCAAGAGATTAGGATTCGTGAATTGAGACCCGTGATTTATGATTATGAAGTGTGGTACCTCGGGAAAATTCTAgaataaatcttgtgtgaaatcggttgttcttattgagttgttacttgttttcctttacttGGTTTCACTAGACTTAAACTGTATTCAACTTACTCTACGGCGTTATAACCGGTTGTgccttgttgctaattgttgcttctagttttctattacaagtattgttttgttattttacCATGCTTAGATTTGTATTGATATTGTTCCATGTTAGTTTTAAATTCATACTTGTCCACGTTAttaagtctagtaggtgtcttgactgtccctcgtcactacttcaccaaggttagtcttgatacttactaggtaccattgtggtgtactcatgctatgctttctgtatatttttgtgcaaatccaggtacttcggagtttGTTGATCGTTATCTAGTTGATCgtgcattgctgtggagactcaaggaaTACATGTCATCGCATTTAGAGGCCTCAGAGTTACCTTCTGAAGTTTATTTTGtacagtttatttctattccggaacaaTTGTACTTAGCAATTTCCTAgagaactcagtagagcttatgacttgtactaccatttTGGGATGTTGTATATCTTGTTGGGATTGTTGGTTTTGTCTAGAAATTTCTGTTTCATGTTTAATAGTTGTTGGTTAAATTTTaccattaattcagtaagtgttagacttacctagtcttagagattaggtgccatcacgatgtcctacagaggaaaattggggttgtgacaagctagtattagagctctaggttcataggtgctacgagtcataaacgagtttagtagagtcttgcggatcggtatggagatgtctgtacgtatcttcaagaggctatggaactatttggaaacttcacttctttcattcctatcgtgcgagtttattgatttcggagtttgagcctttgtcattctattctctcacagatggtgagaacacgagcTACAGTTACTGATGACGCTGCCTCAGAACCGGTGTTGCTAGGAGCCGGGGCAGAGGCTGATGCTGAGGTTGAGAATGAGCACATGTTATAGCTAGAGCACCTCCCAGAGCAGtagctgaggagccaccagtagctccgattGAGGGGCAggcaccggaggcgcctgttgctaccccGAGACTTCAGGAAACTTTGGCACAgctcctgagcatgtttggtacattggctttgGCGggattgattccggttgcaccaacgACTTTACAGACCAGGGGAAGAACTtagatgtaaggccccgtaaaatttcgcaaaggaatttaaggtttcgtggtgccgaagtaggcttacgtatttggaactatttggaaacttcacttctttcatGGTGATgcggctcagacattttgagttGAACAATGCATTAGGGAGTAAAGGAATTTTTTTGCCAGAAAAAGTTATttatgcggcccactatgcgatcgcaaaatcactctgcggaccgcataatggccgtagagtgaatcTGAGGCGGGGCAACTTGGAGGAagatctgcggtgcattatgcgaccgcagaacaggtctgcgggctgcataacTACCGCAGACTCAGGTAGGCAACTCTAGTTTTGGGCaccaattgtgcggccgatatgtggaccgcatatcaattctgtgatcgcatatgcgaccgtagatcctgttccggagctttatttttgagtttttataacccgacatTACTTCGTTAAATAAACGCAATGGACCATTTTGGAGctaaaatctgatgttttagagagaagtgagagtatttTAGAGATAGAGAAAACCCTGGGCTAATTTTTCATCAATATTTGCTCAAGATTTGGGGAAATTCACaagaaaaactcacaaggtctttatcctagaggtaagattctacaccctaacccttcatTTCGAAAGTTAACCAGAAATGAGAAATTAGTAAGACAATTCTTGGgttggttattttgcatgcatgtgttatcaaggggtgtatgatgattgttgagctaaaaatggtaaagaatgggttgtgggatgatggaatcctccataaaagaaccttgaaaccttaattcaCACATAGcatttgataaaatgttcaaatgagctagaaccatgattatcctcctaattttgattcaatttgttacattttcaaaatagattgaagttgctaaaatttctgaaacattttggagtgtaaggaagctcaagtgaggtatgttggataaactcttctcttagaattgaatcccataatattcatataatttatgtaagtcccgagtagttcattataaaattggctattccgagtaagattgtgtcgaaagatatatgttcaataagtatcccaaatgctttattcatgttatgttatcaattgaggatatgttcaaaatatgggttgtgcattaaaatgttcgacttcaagtcaagttcaaacgaaggcaattatgctaaattttgtgaagaatctctatgtgccttagacttttaattgctcacatatgtactataaaccttgatttgaattgttgttaatgttgttgatgatgaagatgttagaaagtgaaaaagtaagcatgaaatactaaatacgaccAATGTGTCAAGAATGATTTTCTaattgtggccaatagtgccaatgaaatgaaaagatgtgagagaagtatgaaatgaggtgactgatataaaaaggttgatgtcttgaatgagacggcctagtcgatcgggtcgtgatcggacaccatactgcactcatggtggtgattgtgctggaaattataattgaaattgtgattgtggtttatgtctctaatgagatggcctagccgatcgggtcgttatcAGACTCTGTGCTAaaggtacggtggtattggtattgagagtgattgtggttgatgtctctaattagatggcctagccgattgggtcgtgatcggactccgtgctaagagtacggtggtattggtattgtgaatattggaatCGTGAATGGTGGCATATAGGTACTAGAGACCTCCCgacttaaaatataaaatttatttgaacattgtattgatcctaatttgaggtttgatgttatttgaagcttccactgatattatgcTTTTACTTGctcgtattatttatcattctattgagagggtgttttgtcattcatactagtactattccatatgtactaacgtccattttgtcgggggcgctgcatctttaatggatgcaggtggttccacagcaggaaaCACTGATCAgtaatagcagtacaccctcttcccagcacGTATGGAATGCCTACTATCATTTTTTAGATAGTAGTTGGAAATCTCTAGGTTCATAGCTGAAGTTTTCCACTAGAACCTTTGCAAGCACTCCTTTCATCACTCGTCGAATTGCAGGCGCAGAGAAAGGCAAGCTCACTTTCTCAGTCAGGTAGCCTAACCCTTCGGAAAAGAATTACATCAAGCTTGAATTTAAAGAAATTGGAAAGGACTTTCAAAGTTTGCTTCCATTATTTAAGCACATATAACATCTTTTGATTTCTGGTTGTTGTGTAAAACTGCATTTGATAGCAAATATACTATGCTAGAATGTTGAACAATTCAAAAGCCTTTGGTTCTTCATCAAGTGTTAGCTAGTGATTTTAAGAATGTATTGCCAGATTGCATCCCTTAACATTGCTTTCTTCGTCAATTCTTGTGAGTTATGACACAGAGTTGTTTAATGTAAGAGCATATTGCAGATCTTGCATTGAAAGCCCTTGCCATCCGAGGGATGCATCGAATAATTGAGTGGAAGCAGCGGCATATACTAGGGAAAGGAGAGTTTCCTACACTTAAGAGACTTGCAATTGAAGGTTGCCCCAAATTGATCGGGAAGTTGCCTGAAAATCTTTGTTCTTTGACAGTATTGATAATGTCAAAATGTCCTGGACTCATTTTGTATTCCCAGTATCAGATATGTAGAACAATACAATCACCCAGAGGTTAATCTTGTTTAGTTTTATATGCATGTTATGAGACTATCTTGTAAAAGCCAAcagaaatttttattttcttctattttgtaGGAATTTGATAACAGTACAATGTTCAATCGATTGCTTTCTCTGCTCTATTTTGAGAATGATCTGCAACAATACAAAGTCATTTCCTAATGGAATGTTCTTTCAGTTTTTAACTGAAGTTTGCGCTCTCTATTAATTAAGTATTCAATGGCTGGAAATGAGTCCTTTGCAGTAGCAAAAGAGAGATTGAAACAGAGGGAttatttattttcaaatcttcTGGTTTCTTTTTTAAAGGCAACATTTATACAATTTATGAGCTCTTTGATCTGTTGGCAGCGCgcatagttgaaaggatattaaCTTCGCAATTTTCTGGGGTAGACGGACTTAAATCAGAAAACACTAGTtaagaactttgaaatttttaacaaGTTTATATTTGTTTTGTTTCCTTAAATAGTCATTTGCAAACAGTTATCTACTGTAACTAGGGAGATTAAAACAAAATGCCCAAAGAAATATCAACGACAAAcagtttttaattatttattgaaGGAAAAGTAAACATTCAATAAGACTTTTGAGAATAATAATCTCCTCAATCATATCCATCCCCATATTTGTAACTTTACACACAAGGATTCCCAACAACTATCTAAAAAACGATAATAGACATGTCTCCATGATCTCTTGAAAAGCAAACAAGAACATACTCCCCAAAAGCTAATACCAAATCCTATTGCCATTGAAATGTAGAACCAATCCAGTTCATCTTCATCACTCTCATCCTTTTCAATATCAACATCAGGAATTCGACCACTTGAACTGCAGTTTGCCAAGAGTGGAAGCCCGCAAAGCTCATTTCCTTGGAAACTCGAGGAATTAAAGCTTTGAAGTTGAGTGCCCACAGGTATCTTCCCTGACAAATTGTTATAAGATAGATTCAAGAAGCTCAAAGTTGACAAACTCGAAAAGCTTTGCGGGATTTGACCAGAAAGTTGATTTTCTGAAAGATCAAGGGATTCCAGCACTTTCATGTCACCAATGCCATTTGGGATCTTGCCTGTCAGATGATTTTTTGAGAAATTACAGAATTTCAATCCTACAAGACTGGTAAAACTTATAGGAATATCTCCAGAGAGATTATTGTTAGACATATCCATGCTTGTAACCAATGCCAATATTTTATCATACTGGTAAATATTGCCTTTAGTTGTCACCATTGCGCTTTCTCTAAAACGTGCTTCAAAATAATGAGAAGAATAAATAATATCAGTTTCCCCCAACTTATTTACGGAGACCATTTCTGTTAGATTGCTAATACACCTTGGTATAATTCCAAAGAAACTATTGTTTGCAAGGTCTAAGATCTGAAGATCTTTGAGGTGACAAATTTCTAGAGGCAATTCACCATAGAATTTGTTTGAGCTAAGGCTAAGGATTATTAAATATGAAAGCCTCGTTCCCAACCATGGTGGTAACTGTCCATCAAGCTCATTCTCAGCTATATCTATCTTCTGCAATTTTGTGCAGTTTTCCAATGATGAAGACAATGGACCGGTAAGTCTATTTTTTCGGAAGTCCAAGGATATCAAGTTATTTAAAACCTCCATGGATCTTGGTATGCCCCCAATCAAGTTATTGTCCCTCAAGATTATAACTTTCAACTCTGGCCAGTTCATCCAACAATCAGGAATTACTCCTGACAAATCATTTCCCTCGAGGTTTAAGACCTCCAATTTGTAGGATCTGCTCTTATTTGTTTCACACAAGAAGTGAGATAAACCCCCTGAAAAGAAATTGTTCGAGAGGTCTATCACAGTTACATTGGGTGAAATCTGAGGTAGCAGACCACTGAAATTGTTGGAATCCAAGTACATTAACCAATAAGCTTGTCTAGGTGACCAAGAAGGTGTTGAGATGGTTGGAACCTCACCAATAAATTGGTTGTGAGAAATATCAAGTAATTGAATTTGAGAAGATAAGTTCCAAAACCAAGTTGGAACCTCACCTTGTATTCCACCATTTGATATGTCCACACTATTTATATTCTTTTGAGTTTGGAGCCACATGGGAAATAGAGGACCTATATTCCAGTTGGCTATATCAATATCTATGGCTTGAAAAGGTGGAATCCAGTTCCGACTCACTTTTAAAGTTAGATCATTGTTAGATGCAAAGAACTGTCTTAATTGTGTGCAGTTGGTGAAATGACTTTCTGTTACAACACCTTCCAACCTATTGTTAGAAATGTCAATAATTTCTAGCATTGTGAGTTGGCCAAGACTTTTTGGGAGAGTTCCAGTCAGTTTATTATTTCCTAGATACAATTCCGTCAAAGAAGAGCTATTTCTCAATCCCGCTGGAAGAAAATTATTCCTATCATTAAATAATTCAGATAATTCCCCCTCAATATTATTGAATGTAAGATCAAGATTTTTAAGTTTTGTTACGTTGCCAGCCCCACTCGGCATCGCACCTTCAATACCACTGGATATAAGCCCAAGATATTCAAGATTATTAAGATCAAACAACCATCCGGGTAAAAgacaattgaaagagttgaaaccCGCCATGAAGGTCATGAGAGAAGTAAAGTTAACAGGACCTTTAGGAAATGGGCCGATTAAATTACTATCACTCAAATCAAGAGAAACAAGACTAGGGAGattgaaaacccatttgggaataGAAGAACTAAAGTTATTCCTAGAAAGGTCGAGTGTTTCAAgtgaagaaaaattatgattaAGTAGAGGTGGTATATGATGAAGACTACAATTATATAAACTAAGATCAACAAGAGAAGGAAGCTTGTTAATGACCTGTAGCCAGTTAGTTGCTTTGCTGAGATCCACATAATCAATCTCTAGATTTTCAAGATTTAAAAGACTTGGCAGCCACTCAAGGTTATTGATCCTTAGATATCCAAAAAACCCATATATGTGTAGCTCAATCACATGACGAGTCAGATTGTGGCACACAACCCCTTTCCATTCACAACAATCTTTTCCAACAATCCAAAAGGAGAGAGAATCTGAGGGATCATATACTTCTTTCTTGAGACTCTCCAATGCTTGTTGCTCATTTTCTCTGCAAATTCCTACACTAACACTAAACTTGGTGATTCCCAAAATGAAAAACAAGAAAAAACAGAATATTTTTGCTAAAACCTTCATGATGTGCAAAGTTTTAGATTAGGAATTGAATGTATATCAAATAGGTGTTTGCTTATAGATTGTTATTAGGCCAAG contains:
- the LOC104088626 gene encoding receptor-like protein EIX2, which gives rise to MKVLAKIFCFFLFFILGITKFSVSVGICRENEQQALESLKKEVYDPSDSLSFWIVGKDCCEWKGVVCHNLTRHVIELHIYGFFGYLRINNLEWLPSLLNLENLEIDYVDLSKATNWLQVINKLPSLVDLSLYNCSLHHIPPLLNHNFSSLETLDLSRNNFSSSIPKWVFNLPSLVSLDLSDSNLIGPFPKGPVNFTSLMTFMAGFNSFNCLLPGWLFDLNNLEYLGLISSGIEGAMPSGAGNVTKLKNLDLTFNNIEGELSELFNDRNNFLPAGLRNSSSLTELYLGNNKLTGTLPKSLGQLTMLEIIDISNNRLEGVVTESHFTNCTQLRQFFASNNDLTLKVSRNWIPPFQAIDIDIANWNIGPLFPMWLQTQKNINSVDISNGGIQGEVPTWFWNLSSQIQLLDISHNQFIGEVPTISTPSWSPRQAYWLMYLDSNNFSGLLPQISPNVTVIDLSNNFFSGGLSHFLCETNKSRSYKLEVLNLEGNDLSGVIPDCWMNWPELKVIILRDNNLIGGIPRSMEVLNNLISLDFRKNRLTGPLSSSLENCTKLQKIDIAENELDGQLPPWLGTRLSYLIILSLSSNKFYGELPLEICHLKDLQILDLANNSFFGIIPRCISNLTEMVSVNKLGETDIIYSSHYFEARFRESAMVTTKGNIYQYDKILALVTSMDMSNNNLSGDIPISFTSLVGLKFCNFSKNHLTGKIPNGIGDMKVLESLDLSENQLSGQIPQSFSSLSTLSFLNLSYNNLSGKIPVGTQLQSFNSSSFQGNELCGLPLLANCSSSGRIPDVDIEKDESDEDELDWFYISMAIGFGISFWGVCSCLLFKRSWRHVYYRFLDSCWESLCVKLQIWGWI